The following coding sequences are from one Paenibacillus sp. JDR-2 window:
- a CDS encoding spore germination protein, producing the protein MPDLFSSVYGLNELPDTEPLLELLKGAFADSVDFRTVLIGALEKDELYLCYFQSLCSSQKLDFLLGEDSGGNLTARLTRYSGTGLTEGEFQRCEAAICNGYAVLCKRVSSTGLILQLSENQQRGVGTPITENVLQGPMNAFIEDLDVNTALIRQQIHSSKLKMWETIVGTASYTRVALFYYEGAIDADLLGQLKERIANIRTDAIQDSVQIVNLLMSKKRLHLFPLAISTERPDRVSMDLLKGKAIIMIDGSPFALSVPSVYTDFWHSPEDKYVNPFVTQFLLTLRFLAMFINLFLPALYVALTSINVDVNRLEISLAAAASREGVPYPVFIETLLMLVMIDFITEAGLRLPKTVSSTVTMVGGVVLGQAIIQANIVSNLLIIVVAATAITNFIVIDYQMGLVQRILKYFIVVGASIAGLLGILFCFACLVFYLSCLETFGAPYLTSLWSKKNKTT; encoded by the coding sequence GCGTTGGAAAAAGACGAATTGTATTTGTGCTATTTCCAATCGTTATGCTCTTCGCAAAAGCTGGATTTCTTGCTGGGAGAAGATAGCGGAGGGAATCTAACCGCCCGGCTTACCCGATATAGCGGAACCGGATTAACCGAGGGAGAATTTCAGCGTTGCGAAGCAGCCATCTGCAACGGGTATGCCGTTTTGTGCAAACGGGTTTCTTCGACGGGTCTGATTTTGCAGCTTTCGGAGAACCAGCAAAGAGGTGTCGGAACTCCGATTACCGAGAATGTTCTTCAAGGCCCGATGAATGCCTTTATAGAGGATCTGGATGTCAATACCGCCTTGATCAGACAACAAATTCATTCTTCTAAGCTGAAAATGTGGGAAACGATAGTCGGAACGGCCAGCTATACCCGTGTCGCGCTATTTTATTATGAGGGTGCAATCGACGCTGATCTGCTGGGGCAGCTTAAAGAAAGGATTGCTAATATTCGGACGGATGCGATTCAGGACAGCGTTCAGATTGTAAACCTGCTGATGTCGAAAAAAAGGCTGCATTTATTCCCCTTGGCAATCTCTACCGAAAGGCCCGACCGCGTCTCCATGGATCTGCTTAAGGGCAAAGCCATTATTATGATTGACGGTTCTCCGTTCGCCTTAAGCGTCCCTTCGGTGTATACCGATTTTTGGCATTCGCCTGAAGATAAGTACGTTAATCCGTTCGTCACTCAATTTCTACTTACCTTGCGCTTTCTTGCCATGTTCATCAATTTGTTTCTGCCGGCTTTGTATGTGGCGTTGACCTCGATAAACGTAGATGTGAACCGCCTGGAGATCAGCCTGGCAGCTGCTGCAAGCCGGGAGGGCGTGCCCTATCCCGTTTTTATAGAGACGCTGCTTATGCTTGTCATGATTGACTTTATTACCGAGGCCGGCTTGCGGCTGCCCAAGACCGTAAGCTCGACTGTTACGATGGTTGGGGGCGTCGTGCTTGGACAAGCGATTATCCAGGCGAATATCGTCAGCAATCTGCTCATTATCGTTGTGGCGGCTACGGCCATCACGAATTTTATCGTCATTGATTATCAAATGGGATTGGTTCAGAGGATCTTGAAGTATTTCATTGTAGTAGGGGCATCGATTGCCGGGCTTCTGGGTATTCTCTTCTGCTTTGCTTGTCTTGTGTTCTATCTTAGCTGCCTGGAGACGTTTGGGGCTCCTTATCTTACATCCTTATGGTCTAAAAAGAATAAGACAACTTAG
- a CDS encoding GerAB/ArcD/ProY family transporter has translation MKRLSTIGGYEFFAIQMLYSGASAGFIYPSFIVRSTEGAYWIPITIWVACAIFSSWIYSRLLIRLNGELLLRRIHASIGLFWTCLICLPVLLFFLTALVIMLRAYSEVITMTMLPTTPISFLNGMLIAPAALALAGIMPIVRAARVFFLLTLLLTVLLLIVGLSDVHWTLGAPWIRTNGDFFYDKRFYAGSFMWMGFVITSFIGPYTRQSARSAISSYTVAILCTLPLIAGYIYLPVLTFGRDLSKRLTVPFISKMDSVSHYWILFENLTAIFVSVTMFYILVIMALKMHAIGEMFSTLMPRANRPVIYAVALLAVYTAATMLTSWREIESITIVTIGIRLYVMFVFPLLGMLALAYGRRAGKEEGI, from the coding sequence ATGAAACGTCTATCGACTATTGGCGGTTACGAATTTTTTGCTATTCAAATGTTATACTCCGGTGCGTCAGCCGGTTTTATATATCCGAGCTTTATCGTCCGCAGCACGGAAGGAGCCTATTGGATTCCCATTACCATCTGGGTCGCGTGCGCGATTTTTAGCTCGTGGATATACAGCCGGCTGCTTATCCGATTAAACGGAGAATTGCTGCTGCGCCGTATACATGCCTCCATAGGTTTATTCTGGACATGCCTCATTTGCCTGCCCGTGCTTTTGTTCTTTCTTACCGCGCTTGTTATTATGCTGAGGGCGTACTCGGAGGTCATTACGATGACCATGCTTCCCACTACACCTATTTCCTTTCTGAACGGAATGCTTATTGCCCCCGCCGCGTTGGCGCTAGCAGGGATAATGCCGATCGTGAGGGCAGCCAGAGTATTTTTTCTGCTAACTCTGCTGTTAACGGTATTATTGCTGATTGTTGGGCTAAGTGATGTGCACTGGACGCTTGGTGCTCCCTGGATCAGAACAAACGGCGATTTCTTCTATGACAAACGCTTTTATGCCGGATCTTTTATGTGGATGGGTTTCGTCATTACATCGTTTATCGGACCTTATACGCGGCAGTCCGCAAGAAGCGCCATAAGCAGCTATACCGTTGCGATTCTGTGCACGCTGCCTTTAATCGCCGGTTATATCTATTTGCCTGTCCTGACGTTCGGGAGAGATTTAAGCAAGCGCTTGACAGTCCCTTTCATTTCAAAAATGGATTCCGTCTCCCACTATTGGATTTTGTTTGAGAATTTGACCGCCATCTTTGTCTCCGTCACGATGTTCTACATTCTAGTCATCATGGCATTGAAAATGCATGCGATAGGAGAAATGTTCAGCACTTTAATGCCTCGAGCAAACAGACCGGTCATATACGCAGTGGCGTTATTGGCCGTATATACGGCAGCAACGATGCTCACCTCCTGGAGGGAAATTGAGAGCATTACCATCGTAACAATAGGCATCAGGCTTTATGTTATGTTTGTTTTTCCTTTGCTCGGGATGCTTGCCCTGGCATATGGCCGGAGAGCCGGAAAGGAAGAAGGGATATGA
- a CDS encoding Ger(x)C family spore germination protein produces the protein MRRRRLGWRLAILLCLLMLIVSGCWDSKDVDNRMMVGVIGLEKSTDSSLNVWFRFPLPKGTQENKKDDFFTLSQYGETVSDAMSKVKYKLPKALDPSSTRAILLDESLAKEGLDPYLEFAIRERSVPLDAVVAVIRGDMERIFTNTNPTGELSGIYTKLFFETYAGGIPRKNKTMLWEVYSKLYSPFHTNLIPLLTEGKQNSFVLVGNAIFVKDKIVGELNKDESLLYEIFTHRFHDSEVELMSKSDIRIVHNHTRVITSFKDGKPIIRINCSLVTTLIDSSRSRKQNATEVIAELEADLNAHAKSMFEKTQRLGADVFGFGDRFRSRLQPSEYEKWPEMFKHAEISYTFRVDLRNTGLEFLD, from the coding sequence ATGAGGAGAAGAAGGCTAGGATGGAGGCTGGCAATCCTGCTATGCCTGCTTATGCTCATCGTGTCTGGATGCTGGGATTCCAAAGACGTGGACAACCGGATGATGGTTGGCGTAATAGGGCTTGAAAAGTCTACCGATTCCTCATTAAACGTATGGTTTCGGTTTCCTCTGCCCAAGGGGACGCAAGAAAACAAGAAAGATGATTTTTTTACGCTTAGCCAGTATGGGGAGACCGTATCGGATGCGATGAGCAAAGTGAAATACAAGCTGCCTAAGGCGCTTGACCCTTCCTCCACGCGCGCGATTTTGCTGGACGAGTCTTTGGCCAAGGAGGGACTTGATCCTTATTTGGAGTTTGCCATAAGAGAAAGGTCCGTTCCGCTGGATGCCGTGGTTGCAGTCATTAGAGGGGATATGGAGCGCATATTTACGAACACGAATCCGACGGGAGAGCTTTCGGGTATTTATACCAAGCTGTTTTTCGAGACGTACGCGGGAGGAATTCCGAGAAAAAACAAAACGATGCTGTGGGAAGTATACTCTAAATTATACAGTCCCTTTCATACCAATCTGATTCCTTTGTTGACCGAAGGGAAGCAGAACTCTTTTGTTCTCGTCGGCAACGCGATTTTCGTGAAAGACAAGATCGTAGGGGAGCTAAACAAAGACGAGTCGCTTTTATACGAGATTTTTACGCATCGGTTTCACGATTCCGAGGTGGAGCTGATGAGCAAATCGGATATCCGTATCGTACATAACCATACCCGCGTAATCACGTCTTTTAAAGACGGCAAGCCGATTATTCGAATTAATTGCTCGCTTGTAACCACTCTTATAGACAGTTCCCGCTCACGGAAACAGAATGCTACCGAGGTTATCGCCGAGCTTGAAGCGGATTTGAATGCCCATGCCAAATCGATGTTTGAAAAAACGCAGCGGCTTGGAGCCGATGTGTTCGGTTTCGGCGATCGCTTCCGCAGCCGTCTTCAGCCGTCTGAGTACGAGAAATGGCCGGAAATGTTCAAGCATGCGGAGATCAGCTATACTTTCCGCGTGGATCTGAGAAATACGGGACTGGAGTTTCTCGACTGA